Proteins encoded within one genomic window of Deltaproteobacteria bacterium:
- a CDS encoding enoyl-CoA hydratase/isomerase family protein: MPDFKEILYEKKRGGALLTLNRPEAMNAISRTMIGEIHEALNEAEKDNEVRAIVITGAGRAFSAGMDQGNRSGRTRDKVWPYGMAPGERVSDLIESWRHEPRGFMRMWEFGKPIIGALNGWTMGAGSWLALYTHITIASEDAVLSQPEVRHGSNTSFMWTHLAGFKNALRYGLTGDHIDAQEALRIGLVNKVVPRDKLLDECFYIVERIALVPPETVKINLAIATLGLQMMGLRDALTYDSQMSVPAHVMLREEFRRPLDEARAKEGIRVYLQKRDGPFQPEPFGPRAKKKAEG; the protein is encoded by the coding sequence ATGCCCGACTTCAAAGAAATTCTTTACGAAAAGAAACGCGGCGGCGCGTTATTAACGTTAAATCGCCCGGAGGCGATGAACGCGATTAGCCGCACCATGATCGGCGAAATTCACGAGGCGCTTAACGAAGCGGAGAAAGACAACGAAGTGCGCGCCATCGTCATCACCGGGGCTGGCCGGGCGTTTTCCGCCGGCATGGACCAGGGCAACCGCTCCGGCCGCACCCGCGACAAAGTTTGGCCCTACGGCATGGCGCCGGGCGAGCGCGTCTCGGACTTGATCGAGTCCTGGCGCCACGAGCCGCGCGGCTTCATGCGCATGTGGGAGTTCGGCAAGCCGATCATCGGCGCGCTAAACGGCTGGACCATGGGCGCGGGATCGTGGCTGGCGCTTTACACCCACATCACCATCGCCTCCGAAGACGCCGTCTTGTCGCAGCCCGAAGTGCGCCACGGCTCGAACACGAGCTTCATGTGGACGCATTTGGCCGGTTTTAAAAACGCCCTGCGCTACGGCCTGACGGGAGATCACATCGACGCCCAGGAAGCGCTGCGCATCGGGTTGGTCAACAAAGTCGTGCCGCGCGACAAGCTGCTCGACGAATGTTTCTACATCGTCGAGCGCATCGCCCTGGTGCCGCCTGAAACGGTAAAGATCAATCTGGCGATCGCGACGCTGGGCTTGCAGATGATGGGCCTGCGCGACGCGCTGACCTACGACAGCCAGATGTCGGTGCCGGCCCACGTCATGCTGCGCGAAGAATTTCGCCGGCCGCTCGACGAAGCGCGCGCCAAAGAAGGCATCCGAGTTTATTTGCAAAAACGCGACGGCCCGTTTCAACCGGAACCGTTTGGACCGAGAGCGAAGAAAAAGGCAGAAGGATGA
- a CDS encoding enoyl-CoA hydratase/isomerase family protein — MATYKNLFYQKQRKGVLITLNRPNVLNALNDELLDELDAALAEAREDREIRGVVLTGAGGAFSTGEDISNETRPIAWPYGIPENSSLGLEYDKMRDADRKSFLERQIARWEYPKPIIGAVSGWCFGAASWLALTCHLTYAADDAVFGQPQVRHSAGTDFVWVLLAGFKNALRYSLTGDHIDAQEALRIGLVNGVVPKAQLLDECFKYVERVALVPPETVKINLHIANMGLEMMGLRKAWLLNAELSAMARLSKEEEFNAKMEEAKKKGGLKAFFETRDAPFKPEPFGPRGKKG; from the coding sequence ATGGCCACTTACAAAAACCTATTTTATCAGAAACAACGCAAAGGCGTACTGATCACGCTCAACCGACCCAATGTCTTGAACGCGTTGAATGACGAGTTGCTCGATGAATTGGATGCGGCCTTGGCCGAAGCGCGCGAGGACCGCGAGATTCGCGGCGTCGTCTTGACCGGCGCCGGCGGCGCGTTTTCCACCGGCGAAGATATTAGCAACGAGACCCGGCCGATCGCCTGGCCCTACGGCATTCCTGAGAACTCGTCGCTCGGTTTGGAATACGACAAGATGCGCGACGCCGACCGCAAGAGTTTTCTCGAACGGCAGATCGCCCGCTGGGAATATCCCAAGCCGATCATCGGCGCGGTCAGCGGCTGGTGCTTTGGCGCGGCCTCTTGGCTGGCGTTAACCTGCCATCTCACCTATGCGGCCGATGATGCGGTCTTCGGCCAGCCCCAGGTGCGCCATTCGGCGGGCACTGATTTTGTCTGGGTGCTGCTCGCCGGCTTTAAGAATGCCCTGCGCTATTCGCTCACCGGCGACCACATCGATGCCCAGGAAGCGCTGCGCATCGGCCTCGTCAACGGCGTCGTGCCCAAGGCGCAGTTGCTCGACGAATGTTTCAAATACGTCGAGCGCGTCGCGCTGGTGCCGCCCGAAACCGTGAAGATCAACCTGCACATCGCCAACATGGGTTTGGAAATGATGGGCCTGCGCAAAGCCTGGCTATTGAACGCCGAGCTCTCCGCCATGGCGCGCCTCAGCAAAGAAGAAGAGTTCAACGCCAAAATGGAAGAAGCCAAAAAGAAAGGCGGCCTGAAAGCCTTCTTCGAAACCCGCGACGCACCGTTTAAACCGGAGCCGTTTGGACCGAGGGGGAAGAAAGGATGA
- a CDS encoding extracellular solute-binding protein, whose translation MNGSSRRSARSSQWFNRNSFSSLVIFVSFVVRHFPLDSPTPNVITPELKRRNSMRVFRLALVMFVFASSVVWAQARKPRTLDELAAYTGSDRQQILVEGAKAEGKVVWYTSLSGVYREMVDAFRRKYPFIEVDVFRGGSNDLTPRIINEAQAGRPVADALESTPGLLMALRDRGLFKPYFSPEAAKYPDEAKGKAEGGRVFWVTDREAYMGFGYNTRLIPPAEVPKSFQDLLKPELKGKMAVTTEGSTSRVIGTMLKYKGDEYMKRLRAQEVRLFKASSAGFLDLIAAGEVGGAPVVFQNQVIVKKERGAPVDWVALDVAVANAGGSALINNAPHPHAGLLFIDFVIGPDGQKLMEQFRYGVAWKEYSFKREYLERGMNSTQYEAAEDRWMQLTRSITKR comes from the coding sequence ATGAATGGATCCTCACGGCGAAGCGCACGAAGTTCGCAATGGTTTAATCGTAATTCTTTTTCTAGCTTGGTGATCTTCGTGTCCTTCGTGGTGCGCCATTTCCCGCTTGATTCGCCGACTCCCAACGTGATAACTCCCGAGTTGAAACGGAGGAATTCCATGAGAGTGTTCCGTCTCGCGTTGGTAATGTTTGTGTTCGCTTCGTCCGTCGTATGGGCGCAGGCGCGCAAGCCGCGCACCTTAGACGAGCTCGCCGCCTACACCGGTTCCGACCGGCAGCAGATCTTGGTCGAAGGCGCCAAAGCCGAAGGCAAAGTGGTTTGGTACACCTCGCTCTCCGGCGTCTACCGCGAAATGGTCGACGCGTTCAGAAGAAAGTATCCCTTCATCGAGGTCGACGTGTTTCGCGGCGGCAGCAACGATCTGACGCCGCGGATCATTAACGAAGCGCAAGCGGGGCGGCCGGTGGCGGACGCGTTGGAAAGCACGCCGGGGTTGCTCATGGCTCTGCGCGACCGCGGTTTATTCAAACCCTATTTCTCCCCCGAGGCGGCCAAGTATCCTGACGAAGCAAAAGGCAAGGCCGAGGGCGGGCGAGTTTTTTGGGTGACTGACCGCGAGGCCTACATGGGATTCGGCTACAACACACGCTTGATCCCGCCAGCCGAGGTGCCGAAAAGTTTTCAAGACCTTTTGAAGCCCGAGCTTAAAGGCAAGATGGCGGTAACCACCGAAGGCTCGACCAGCCGCGTCATCGGCACCATGCTGAAATACAAAGGCGATGAATATATGAAGCGCTTGCGCGCGCAGGAGGTCCGCCTGTTCAAAGCGTCCAGCGCCGGCTTTCTCGACTTGATCGCCGCCGGCGAAGTCGGCGGCGCGCCGGTGGTGTTTCAAAATCAGGTGATCGTCAAAAAGGAGCGCGGCGCCCCGGTGGACTGGGTGGCGCTCGACGTGGCGGTGGCCAATGCCGGCGGCTCGGCGCTGATTAACAACGCGCCGCACCCGCACGCCGGGCTGTTGTTCATCGATTTTGTCATTGGTCCCGACGGGCAAAAACTGATGGAGCAGTTTCGCTACGGCGTGGCGTGGAAAGAGTACTCGTTTAAGCGCGAGTATCTCGAGCGCGGCATGAACAGCACGCAATATGAAGCGGCGGAGGACAGGTGGATGCAGCTGACGCGCTCGATCACGAAGCGCTAA